The following are encoded together in the Paraburkholderia dioscoreae genome:
- a CDS encoding DUF5658 family protein: MTKDQKLQAIFGNRTPILLMAVAVLQVLDWHSTLTAPRGRFETNKLLNWLGQWASFAVVVSAIKICFIVALLVGFIYWRKHKGLYETEFTACLCVAALVYGAVVFNNYFS; encoded by the coding sequence ATGACTAAAGACCAAAAGCTTCAAGCGATTTTCGGGAACCGCACGCCTATTCTTCTCATGGCTGTCGCGGTACTTCAGGTGCTCGACTGGCACAGCACACTCACAGCTCCTCGCGGGCGATTTGAGACCAACAAACTACTCAACTGGCTAGGCCAGTGGGCGAGCTTTGCTGTCGTCGTTTCGGCCATCAAGATCTGCTTCATCGTCGCGCTTCTAGTGGGTTTCATCTACTGGCGCAAGCACAAGGGCCTCTACGAGACCGAGTTCACCGCATGCCTGTGTGTGGCTGCGCTGGTCTATGGAGCGGTCGTGTTCAACAACTATTTTTCATAA
- a CDS encoding DsbC family protein, whose amino-acid sequence MRLFWKVSAAVICAGYTLMAHAGFSEDLVKRFPAAQGAKIEKAFPGFYSVVKGNEIFFVRDDLSILISGNVIDLKKNVSLTSAIEEANRPKIDVSQLDLKDAIKFGSGSRRLYVFSDPDCPYCRSLEGSLTKLTDVTIYIFPFPLAQLHPNAPGVAEAIWCQADRVQAWHDYQNIAQVVPANALMPAWHNYLHQHKQPDQPLCDNPIARNLAVGEKWQIAGTPALIFEDGTLIPGAAPAERIQAQLAKSHANLSTASK is encoded by the coding sequence ATGCGTTTGTTTTGGAAAGTTTCCGCAGCGGTAATCTGCGCCGGTTATACGCTCATGGCCCACGCGGGCTTCTCGGAAGATCTGGTTAAGCGCTTCCCGGCTGCACAGGGGGCAAAGATCGAGAAGGCGTTTCCCGGCTTTTACTCGGTCGTCAAGGGCAACGAGATTTTCTTCGTCCGCGACGACCTGTCGATCCTGATTTCCGGCAACGTCATCGACCTCAAGAAGAATGTGTCGCTGACGTCCGCAATCGAGGAAGCGAACCGGCCGAAAATCGACGTATCCCAACTGGACCTGAAGGACGCGATCAAGTTCGGCAGTGGTTCACGTCGGCTGTATGTATTCTCAGATCCGGACTGCCCGTACTGCCGGTCCCTAGAAGGCAGCCTGACCAAGCTGACCGATGTAACCATCTACATTTTCCCGTTCCCGCTCGCGCAATTGCACCCGAACGCGCCGGGCGTGGCGGAAGCGATCTGGTGTCAGGCCGATCGCGTCCAGGCATGGCACGATTATCAGAACATCGCTCAAGTGGTCCCGGCAAACGCGCTAATGCCTGCTTGGCACAACTACCTCCATCAACACAAGCAGCCCGATCAGCCTCTATGCGATAACCCGATTGCGCGAAACCTTGCCGTTGGGGAAAAGTGGCAGATCGCCGGCACGCCAGCGCTGATCTTTGAAGACGGCACCCTGATCCCCGGCGCTGCTCCGGCCGAGCGGATTCAAGCCCAGCTCGCCAAGTCGCATGCGAACCTTTCGACGGCATCGAAATGA
- a CDS encoding lytic transglycosylase domain-containing protein, producing MLRFLLYPLVALIACNAAQAGTDECFAHAAQRRNINVNLLRAIGKVESNYRPYVTNADTNAIGVMQIMPFHLNWLKKYGIYERDLFDACTNINVGAFLLADFIRMYGDTWRAVGAYGAGIKPDKEQARIKYARLVQATYERITQKPSTSPVPAHSSRTADPVQPERPTLVVQQ from the coding sequence ATGTTGCGCTTCCTTCTATATCCCTTAGTAGCACTAATCGCATGTAATGCGGCGCAGGCGGGTACGGATGAGTGCTTCGCCCATGCAGCGCAGCGCCGCAACATCAATGTGAATTTGCTGCGGGCGATCGGCAAGGTCGAGTCGAACTACAGACCGTATGTGACCAACGCCGACACCAACGCGATTGGGGTGATGCAGATCATGCCATTCCACCTGAACTGGTTAAAGAAGTACGGCATCTACGAACGCGATCTCTTTGACGCCTGTACCAATATCAACGTGGGCGCGTTCCTGCTGGCCGACTTCATCCGTATGTACGGCGATACCTGGCGTGCGGTCGGCGCATATGGCGCCGGTATCAAACCAGACAAGGAGCAGGCGCGGATCAAGTACGCCCGCCTGGTGCAGGCGACGTACGAGCGGATTACACAGAAGCCCTCGACCAGTCCGGTTCCGGCGCACTCGAGCCGCACGGCCGACCCCGTGCAACCCGAAAGACCAACTTTGGTGGTGCAGCAATGA
- a CDS encoding conjugal transfer protein, with the protein MKQILPITLLLLTATAANLSCAEDLGVKAQTYALDRDAGEQIKDVMRKKQASGELDQFWKNYRDRTIASIKNPPSLGIRSDYTARTELRELRFVVPSDYKDQDGRVIVKRGTVIEPLKIMPLTSGLLFIDGNDPQQVAYAVRRSQNEPLKIVLTAGSPYLMRIKYRNVPWHGGMGVPFYFDQRKMIISSLSKLYGVEINSVPAALVQQGDKLAIQFGMGVSN; encoded by the coding sequence ATGAAACAGATACTTCCGATAACACTGCTGCTCTTGACGGCGACTGCTGCGAATCTGTCTTGCGCGGAGGATCTTGGAGTCAAGGCTCAGACATACGCGCTGGATCGCGATGCAGGCGAGCAGATCAAGGATGTCATGCGCAAAAAGCAGGCGAGCGGGGAGCTTGACCAGTTCTGGAAGAACTACCGCGACCGCACGATCGCGTCGATCAAGAACCCGCCATCGCTTGGCATCCGAAGCGACTACACGGCGCGAACGGAGCTGCGCGAACTGCGGTTCGTCGTCCCGTCCGATTACAAAGACCAGGATGGACGGGTCATCGTGAAGCGGGGGACGGTGATCGAACCGCTCAAGATCATGCCGCTGACCAGCGGCCTTCTCTTCATTGACGGAAACGACCCGCAACAGGTTGCGTACGCCGTCAGGCGCAGCCAGAACGAACCGCTGAAGATCGTGCTCACAGCGGGGTCCCCGTACCTCATGCGGATCAAGTACCGCAATGTGCCGTGGCATGGCGGCATGGGCGTGCCGTTCTACTTTGACCAGCGAAAGATGATCATCAGCAGCCTTTCAAAGCTCTATGGCGTCGAGATCAACAGCGTGCCAGCCGCGCTCGTTCAGCAGGGCGACAAGCTCGCAATCCAGTTCGGTATGGGAGTCTCAAATTGA
- a CDS encoding TraU family protein: MKYLVRLWFALVIGFGISGGAQAQQICNGSFPNLISDICYDCIFPISIVGGLLNLGVSGDDYDTGVSSSPVCICANNLAIGTPVSFWEPRYMVDTTNKPGCMPLLGGIDINTPYNAAEYGTENTTTAPIGGKRKSAFMQVNEYINPVMSAIGVVVNNPCLDNRSFDVPFLSWADPTWNDDSLSLMLTPYAYPFAGVPSIAAELPDAISATFGFPMQILFWVAGAWGPMYPLDGNVAVANTPEQVSHLMIARIFAKLHAAGAQQSSAGQDALDSCGALGVPQLVMDKRQYKTNRTFPFPDNMCTPIGRPLAFQEVGATRPQDKDYGYFVFQRKDCCATMSLAQ, encoded by the coding sequence TTGAAATATCTTGTCCGTCTCTGGTTTGCCCTCGTTATTGGGTTTGGAATCTCTGGTGGCGCTCAGGCCCAGCAGATCTGCAACGGCAGCTTTCCGAATCTGATCAGCGATATCTGCTACGACTGCATTTTCCCAATCTCTATCGTGGGCGGCCTTCTGAACCTCGGTGTCTCCGGTGACGACTACGACACGGGGGTAAGCAGTTCGCCGGTCTGCATCTGCGCGAATAACCTCGCGATCGGAACGCCTGTGTCATTTTGGGAGCCGCGCTACATGGTCGACACAACCAACAAGCCCGGTTGCATGCCGCTGCTGGGGGGAATTGACATCAACACACCCTACAACGCCGCGGAATACGGGACCGAGAACACAACCACTGCGCCCATCGGCGGCAAGCGAAAGTCGGCCTTCATGCAGGTCAATGAGTACATCAATCCCGTCATGTCGGCTATCGGCGTGGTGGTCAACAATCCGTGCCTGGACAACCGGTCGTTTGATGTCCCCTTTCTTAGCTGGGCGGACCCGACCTGGAACGACGACTCGCTGTCGCTCATGCTCACACCCTACGCCTATCCATTCGCCGGCGTCCCCAGCATCGCAGCCGAATTGCCGGATGCGATCTCGGCGACCTTCGGCTTTCCGATGCAGATCCTCTTTTGGGTGGCGGGCGCATGGGGGCCCATGTACCCCCTGGACGGCAACGTTGCGGTGGCGAACACACCGGAACAGGTTTCTCACCTGATGATCGCGCGGATCTTCGCAAAGCTGCACGCCGCAGGCGCCCAGCAGAGTTCAGCGGGGCAGGATGCACTCGACTCGTGTGGCGCACTCGGCGTACCGCAGCTGGTGATGGATAAACGCCAGTACAAGACCAACCGCACGTTCCCGTTCCCGGACAACATGTGCACGCCGATCGGCCGACCGCTTGCATTTCAGGAAGTCGGCGCCACCCGTCCGCAGGACAAGGACTATGGCTATTTCGTGTTTCAGCGCAAGGATTGCTGCGCAACGATGTCGCTCGCCCAGTAA
- a CDS encoding TrbC family F-type conjugative pilus assembly protein: MKKILALLTLAAACTSARADGTLLQTMTARWNTFIFVSTQMPRQSLIELAREASMAHAVIVLTGFGGPGETLTSTQAFAAEINNVCCQKQPARWLIDPVLTKRYHVTAAPTFVVGHGSSDNPGEYSKVSGDMSLSQALKFFAQDSKLVSASDFAKRVYYSAYGDKY; the protein is encoded by the coding sequence ATGAAAAAGATTCTCGCTTTGCTCACCCTTGCGGCCGCGTGCACCAGCGCGCGCGCCGACGGGACGCTGCTTCAGACAATGACGGCCAGGTGGAACACCTTCATCTTCGTGTCGACACAGATGCCCCGGCAGTCGCTGATCGAGCTTGCCCGGGAGGCAAGCATGGCGCACGCGGTGATTGTGTTGACAGGCTTTGGCGGCCCCGGTGAAACCTTGACCTCGACGCAGGCATTCGCAGCGGAAATCAACAACGTCTGCTGCCAGAAGCAGCCGGCGCGCTGGCTCATCGATCCCGTCCTGACCAAGCGCTACCACGTCACGGCGGCCCCCACTTTCGTGGTCGGCCATGGCAGCAGCGACAACCCGGGCGAATACTCGAAAGTGTCTGGCGATATGAGCCTTTCGCAAGCGCTGAAGTTCTTCGCGCAGGACTCGAAACTGGTCTCAGCAAGCGACTTCGCCAAGCGGGTCTACTACTCCGCTTACGGCGACAAATATTAA
- a CDS encoding TraE/TraK family type IV conjugative transfer system protein, with protein sequence MDLPNRNKSVAELNKRNGLLSIGVACIGVAMLILAIKVFFTNVVVVNRVPGMPDGAKIEKNGMDTGAKRAIAYAVTNALASVNPSNGESTKQFVQPFLSAAAYTKVSQAIDAKVAMLSAQHELGSYYFVLRGFDQDEKLGRVFVRGDLHTVNAAKDTAEPYVFDFPVHFENYQMILDDVASYPGDKVHNSQWIQAQTKK encoded by the coding sequence ATGGATCTTCCAAACCGCAACAAATCGGTTGCTGAATTAAATAAAAGAAACGGCCTGCTCAGCATTGGCGTCGCGTGCATCGGCGTCGCGATGTTGATCCTCGCGATCAAGGTCTTCTTTACCAACGTTGTTGTCGTAAATCGGGTTCCGGGCATGCCCGATGGCGCGAAGATTGAGAAGAACGGGATGGACACGGGCGCGAAGCGGGCTATCGCGTACGCAGTAACAAATGCCCTCGCGTCGGTCAATCCCAGCAACGGCGAAAGCACGAAGCAGTTCGTACAGCCCTTTCTGTCAGCCGCCGCATACACGAAGGTCAGCCAGGCAATTGATGCCAAGGTTGCAATGCTGAGCGCGCAGCACGAGCTAGGCAGCTACTACTTCGTGCTGCGTGGTTTCGACCAGGACGAAAAGCTTGGGCGGGTATTCGTTAGAGGCGACCTGCATACGGTGAACGCAGCGAAAGACACCGCCGAGCCGTATGTTTTCGACTTCCCGGTTCACTTCGAGAACTACCAGATGATTCTTGACGATGTCGCTTCGTACCCGGGTGACAAGGTCCATAACTCCCAGTGGATTCAGGCTCAAACGAAAAAATGA
- a CDS encoding TraK domain-containing protein, whose protein sequence is MMQPTNRYLAALLFASMGLSVSGPARADGAPAAVDFAQPAPATAATQPAVGKRKPTHTAQKKARDPLVVDPSIAVKATAPKEINLPGVLTVPGESLDVIDPTKAQKVSWTNGGSKTVYMSVNEPNRIQLPFKNPYIVQTSDIKVERRPVSNNIYVYWPALPAQPRQLFIEPPGGGPALGLELVPKDIPAQTVLVTDDTGIVSGRQKPKADSSDYISHVQDVMETVARGRAPDGYSQVDVALPPIVMDGLTLTVDSRYSDRDGDIYVYTVRNPGQQRALLREQEFDGANVLAVSIFPKPLLLPGEKTKVIVLARKREEQ, encoded by the coding sequence ATGATGCAACCAACGAACCGCTATCTGGCCGCGCTGCTCTTTGCGTCGATGGGCCTCTCTGTATCCGGACCCGCTCGCGCCGACGGTGCGCCCGCAGCTGTGGACTTTGCCCAGCCTGCTCCTGCCACGGCTGCGACGCAGCCGGCGGTCGGTAAGCGCAAGCCCACGCACACCGCGCAAAAGAAGGCGCGGGATCCGCTCGTCGTCGACCCGTCGATCGCTGTGAAGGCGACGGCCCCGAAAGAAATCAATCTCCCGGGCGTGCTGACGGTCCCGGGCGAAAGCCTTGACGTCATCGACCCGACCAAGGCGCAGAAGGTTAGCTGGACAAATGGTGGCTCCAAGACCGTGTACATGAGCGTCAACGAGCCGAATCGCATCCAGTTGCCCTTCAAGAACCCCTACATCGTGCAGACCAGCGACATCAAGGTAGAACGTCGCCCGGTCAGTAACAACATTTACGTCTACTGGCCCGCTTTGCCTGCTCAGCCGCGGCAGCTCTTTATCGAGCCGCCCGGTGGTGGTCCGGCGCTGGGGCTCGAACTTGTCCCGAAAGACATTCCGGCGCAAACGGTACTCGTCACGGACGATACGGGCATTGTGTCCGGTCGCCAGAAGCCGAAAGCCGATAGCAGCGACTACATCAGCCATGTGCAGGACGTCATGGAAACGGTCGCTCGCGGTCGCGCTCCCGACGGTTACTCGCAGGTCGACGTGGCGTTGCCGCCGATCGTCATGGATGGGCTGACCCTCACCGTCGACTCCCGTTACAGCGATCGGGACGGCGATATCTACGTCTACACGGTTCGCAATCCGGGACAACAACGCGCGCTGCTGCGCGAACAGGAGTTCGACGGCGCGAACGTACTTGCTGTTTCGATCTTCCCGAAGCCGCTCCTCCTGCCGGGTGAAAAAACGAAAGTCATTGTGCTTGCCCGCAAGCGTGAGGAACAGTAA
- a CDS encoding TraB/VirB10 family protein codes for MEMPSFIEQKKQEWLDMEPKFRNLIIAVAGLGTAFIGYQHFTRQAPAPSATAALPTQSIPAAAPGAPAPQQPTFAGQVNGVLPTSPRNQGLEDLAAKIDTMQGQLNALKNGQPTTGGTQMGNVRVGNLPTSPAAPMAASGAPDATNALGKDLPAAVSFDQPGSRSATTAAAAPDGQTPAAASLDEPPLPVAPARPVMVADPVEKVAADDANKKPDLVLPMYTGIEAVMLSGINARPSGSSGGAAGSVTSAIDVGAPFVSRVKGVAIMPNSWKASDLANCFIGGAATAVLSAERAYGIADHISCIFKNGDVYEAPMKAYALDVDGTLGLAGKVVNKQGAMLMQAALTGMAAGLGSALAPTAVPSYNTNVGNGQQQSFTIPNPGYLAGTAVGQGINHAATELSQFYLNFAKETFPVVEVTAGTRVTWILKESLVLKKRTAKKDVDQ; via the coding sequence ATGGAAATGCCATCTTTCATTGAGCAGAAAAAGCAGGAATGGCTGGACATGGAGCCCAAGTTCCGCAATCTGATCATCGCAGTTGCAGGGCTCGGAACAGCGTTCATTGGCTATCAGCACTTCACACGCCAAGCTCCGGCGCCAAGCGCAACTGCAGCATTGCCCACGCAATCCATCCCCGCCGCTGCGCCTGGTGCTCCTGCGCCGCAGCAGCCGACGTTCGCGGGGCAGGTGAACGGCGTACTGCCGACGTCCCCGCGCAACCAGGGGCTCGAAGACTTGGCTGCCAAAATCGACACAATGCAGGGACAGCTCAATGCGTTGAAGAACGGCCAGCCCACGACGGGTGGAACTCAGATGGGCAATGTGCGCGTCGGCAACCTGCCCACGAGCCCGGCCGCACCTATGGCTGCAAGCGGTGCGCCGGACGCCACCAATGCGCTGGGCAAGGATCTCCCTGCGGCCGTCAGTTTCGATCAGCCCGGCTCACGCTCTGCGACGACTGCAGCTGCCGCGCCGGACGGGCAGACGCCGGCCGCAGCATCGCTCGACGAGCCCCCCCTGCCTGTTGCTCCTGCACGGCCCGTCATGGTTGCCGACCCGGTCGAAAAGGTTGCGGCCGACGACGCAAATAAAAAGCCAGATCTCGTTCTGCCGATGTACACGGGCATCGAGGCGGTGATGTTGTCTGGCATCAACGCGCGCCCGAGTGGATCAAGCGGGGGCGCAGCGGGTAGCGTCACTTCGGCGATCGACGTAGGCGCACCGTTCGTGTCCCGCGTGAAGGGTGTCGCGATCATGCCGAATTCCTGGAAAGCGTCCGATCTCGCGAACTGCTTTATCGGCGGCGCTGCCACGGCAGTGCTCAGTGCCGAACGCGCCTACGGCATTGCCGACCACATCAGCTGCATTTTCAAGAACGGCGACGTCTACGAAGCCCCGATGAAGGCCTATGCGCTAGACGTTGACGGCACGCTTGGGCTGGCAGGGAAGGTCGTGAACAAGCAGGGCGCAATGCTGATGCAGGCTGCGCTGACCGGCATGGCGGCAGGCCTCGGCTCCGCACTCGCTCCAACCGCGGTTCCTTCGTACAACACGAACGTTGGTAACGGCCAGCAGCAGAGTTTCACCATCCCCAACCCGGGGTATCTCGCTGGTACGGCTGTAGGCCAAGGTATCAACCACGCGGCCACGGAGCTTTCGCAGTTTTATCTGAACTTCGCCAAGGAGACGTTCCCCGTCGTCGAAGTCACTGCCGGTACCCGCGTGACTTGGATTCTCAAGGAAAGCCTCGTTTTGAAGAAGCGAACCGCCAAGAAGGATGTTGACCAATGA
- a CDS encoding TraV family lipoprotein has protein sequence MKQTRFPTILATGAAVTLAIALTGCSSAFNPIGSNTYDCNRKQDPTSIYCHSFKAVEASTNGELPDSRFDRELKFSQYDKATEIAPVGDGSQASLKSGSGEAVVTSAGGLPHLGGLASPPQDGMPVREGPVVQRTWIKHFVDANDMMTGDTTVYKEIVPTRWAGFDGGDPAGTQQGVYPHRSVETKVSAAPKAETDVSQRTDFIQPGSMTSANESSPGSSMPNSMPQ, from the coding sequence ATGAAGCAGACCCGTTTCCCCACTATCCTCGCGACCGGCGCGGCGGTCACCCTCGCAATTGCTCTCACGGGGTGTTCGAGTGCATTTAACCCGATCGGCTCGAACACCTATGACTGCAACCGGAAACAGGATCCGACCAGCATCTACTGCCACAGCTTCAAGGCGGTGGAAGCCTCGACTAACGGCGAGCTGCCGGATAGTCGCTTTGACCGCGAACTGAAGTTCAGCCAGTACGACAAGGCGACCGAAATCGCGCCTGTTGGCGATGGCTCGCAAGCGTCGCTCAAGTCTGGATCTGGCGAGGCGGTCGTGACCAGCGCTGGCGGCCTGCCTCATCTAGGCGGGCTCGCATCGCCTCCGCAGGATGGAATGCCGGTACGTGAGGGGCCGGTCGTCCAGCGTACATGGATCAAGCACTTCGTCGACGCCAACGACATGATGACCGGCGACACCACCGTATACAAGGAAATCGTCCCTACCCGCTGGGCCGGATTCGACGGCGGCGATCCCGCCGGCACCCAGCAGGGGGTGTATCCCCATAGATCTGTTGAGACGAAGGTTTCCGCTGCACCTAAGGCGGAAACCGACGTGTCGCAGCGCACAGATTTCATCCAGCCGGGCAGCATGACGTCCGCTAATGAAAGTAGCCCAGGCAGCTCAATGCCGAATTCAATGCCACAGTAA